A genomic region of Bacteroidota bacterium contains the following coding sequences:
- a CDS encoding oligosaccharide flippase family protein: protein MKAIVSKISKEKNVHSLTQQIITSGIGFISFVILAKYLDKNNFGMWLLYITGCSFVDMLRNGLTQTAVVRFLSGASAENQKKIIGSNWLINLIIAVSLSVIVFVTYRIFNNSISNSGYLFFFKFYPIYVLLNLPSINSQSILQAKQRFDLILFIKSFELGLFLMFILSSLFFFKFNVAELITGQLIIMGTSSLICMILGWDGIKYFTKANRETNRMILNFGKYSTGTLIGTNLLRSADTFIIGLSSILGPSAVALYGIPLKMIEVIEVPLRSFSATLFPRLSKNSIDNNKQEFKKLFYTYSGALTFLIIPLVIIGFIFAEDFMLLIGGKEYAGSTIIFRVFMIYGLMLPLDRFIGISLDSLNKPKLNFYKILFMMTANIIGDLIAVFVFESLLVVAIITIVFSILGLFVGFYYLNREITIDKHKF from the coding sequence TTGAAAGCAATTGTATCTAAAATATCTAAAGAAAAAAATGTACACTCTCTTACTCAGCAAATAATTACTTCTGGAATTGGGTTTATTAGTTTTGTTATTCTTGCAAAATACCTCGACAAGAATAATTTTGGGATGTGGTTGTTATATATCACAGGTTGTAGTTTTGTTGATATGCTGAGAAATGGACTAACACAAACAGCTGTTGTCCGTTTTCTTTCAGGAGCTTCAGCTGAAAATCAAAAAAAAATTATCGGATCAAATTGGCTTATAAATCTTATCATTGCCGTAAGCCTTTCAGTTATTGTTTTTGTAACATATCGAATTTTCAACAATAGTATTTCCAACTCAGGTTATTTGTTTTTCTTCAAGTTTTATCCAATTTATGTCCTACTTAACTTACCTTCAATAAACTCACAATCAATACTACAAGCCAAACAGCGTTTTGATTTAATTCTTTTTATCAAATCATTTGAATTAGGCTTATTTCTTATGTTTATATTATCAAGTTTATTCTTTTTCAAATTCAATGTTGCAGAGCTAATTACAGGTCAGCTAATTATAATGGGAACAAGCTCACTCATTTGTATGATTTTAGGATGGGATGGGATCAAATATTTTACAAAAGCAAATCGTGAAACAAACCGCATGATTCTAAATTTCGGGAAATATAGTACTGGAACTCTTATCGGTACAAACTTGCTTCGAAGTGCTGATACGTTCATCATCGGTTTAAGTTCAATATTAGGCCCTTCAGCTGTTGCTCTATACGGCATACCCCTTAAAATGATTGAAGTAATTGAAGTACCTCTCAGAAGTTTTTCAGCAACATTATTTCCTAGATTATCAAAAAATAGCATTGACAACAATAAGCAAGAATTCAAAAAATTATTTTACACTTATTCTGGTGCATTAACATTTTTGATCATTCCTTTAGTTATTATTGGATTTATATTCGCGGAAGATTTCATGCTACTAATTGGTGGTAAAGAATATGCAGGCTCAACTATAATATTCAGAGTATTTATGATTTACGGCTTAATGCTTCCTTTGGATCGGTTTATTGGGATCTCACTTGATAGTTTGAATAAACCAAAATTGAATTTTTACAAAATTCTGTTTATGATGACAGCTAATATCATAGGAGATCTTATTGCAGTTTTTGTTTTTGAATCGTTATTAGTGGTAGCTATTATTACTATCGTATTCTCAATTTTAGGATTGTTTGTTGGATTTTATTATCTCAACAGGGAGATCACTATTGATAAGCATAAATTTA